TCATGGTGCGCGCGGTCCTCGTGCTGTCGCACGCGGCCGCCGAGGCGATGGTCGCGCGCGGGCGTGGCGCGATCCTCAACGTCGGGTCGGTCGCGGCGCTCATGGCGTCCGGGACGTACTCGGCGCACAAGGCGTGGGTGCGGTCGTTCACCGAGGGCCTCGCCGTCGAGCTCAAGGACAGCGGCGTCACCGCGACCGTCGTGAACCCGGGCTTCACGCACACCGAGTTCCACGAGCGCGGCCGCATCGACATGAGCGGCTACCCGGAGATCGTCTGGCTCAACGCCGAGGACGTCGTCGCGACCGCCCTCGCCGACGTGCGCCGCGGCGTCGTCATCTCGACCCCGAGCACGCGCTACCGCACGATGTCGGCCCTCGCCCGCATCGCTCCGCGCTCCGCGATCCGCGCGATCGGCCGCTACCGCCGCGCGATCGAGGACGCCCCGGCCGACGCGGACGCCGACGCCTGACGGACGAGACGGCGCCCGTCCACCCGTCGGGCACGCACTAGCCTCGGTGGCGTGACCCACGACCTGTCGCCGACGCCCCGCGAGCAGCTGCTCGCCCTCATCCAGGACCTCGCGGTCGTGCACGGGAAGGTCACGCTGTCGTCGGGCCGCGAGGCCGACTACTACGTCGACCTGCGCCGCGTCACGCTGCACCACCGCGCGGCACCGCTGATCGGCCACCTCATGCTCGACATGCTCGAGGAGGTCGGGCTGGGCACCGCCGAGGTCGACGCCGTCGGCGGCCTGACGCTCGGTGCGGACCCGGTCGCGACGTCCCTGCTGCACGCGGCGGCGTCGCGCGGGCAGGACCTCGACGCGTTCGTCGTCCGCAAGGAGGCGAAGGCGCACGGCATGCAGCGGCGCATCGAGGGGCCGGAGATCGCCGGTCGCCGCGTCGTCGTCCTCGAGGACACGTCCACGACCGGCGGCTCGCCGATCACGGCGGTCGAGGCCGCGCGCGAGGCCGGCGCCGAGGTGCTGGGCGTCGCGGTGATCGTGGACCGCGCGACGGGCGCCCAGGCGAAGATCGAGGCGCTCGGCGTGCCGTACCACTACCTGTTCACCCTGGCCGACCTCGGCCTGGCCTGACACGAGGGCGTCGGCCGCGGCCCCGGTCGACGGGGTTCCGCAGCGCCGGTGGCGCGGACCTCAGACGACCGCGAGGGTCGCGGCGGTGACGACGACCGTCGCGACGATCTCGCCCACGCCGATCGCCTTCGCGGACGGCCACGGCCGGCGCCGGGGTACCAGGACCGCGCGTGCGAGCAGCCCGAGCGCGACGACCGCGCACACGACGGCACCGCGCACGGCGGGCGCGGCCAGCACGGCGGCCCCCACCGCACCGGCGACGAGCGCCCCGTGGAACCCGACGGACACCGCGAGCACCGTGCGGTCGCCGCGGTCGCGGATCAGCGACTTCACGTAGGGCACCGTGCCGAGGAAGTACGCGGCGAGCAGCCCGGTCGCGGCCCACGTGCGCGGGTCGTCGGCTCCCGGCAGCGGGCCGGGCGACCCCAGGCCGGCGGAGACGACGGTCATGAGCATCGCCGCGACGACCGTCACGCCGTCGTTGAGCCACGAGCGGTCGGCACGGCGCGCCGAGCACACGAGGCTCACCGCGAGGAGGACGCCGAAGACGGGCGCCCACCAGAGCAGCGACGGTGCGGACGCGACGAGCCCGGCCCCGAGCACGGCCGTCGCGACCCCGTACGCCCGCACCGGCGGCAGGTAGCGCGGCCGCCGGGACGCCTTGAGCCACAGCCCCGCCGCGTTGTA
The sequence above is a segment of the Cellulomonas fimi genome. Coding sequences within it:
- a CDS encoding SDR family NAD(P)-dependent oxidoreductase, with product MGTALVTGASAGLGLEFAWQLATAKHDVVLVARDEERLTRLAAQLEAAAGIRAEVLVADLTKPDDVTRVADRLRSDENPVGLLVNNAGFGINQEFVGGDLERELTALDVMVRAVLVLSHAAAEAMVARGRGAILNVGSVAALMASGTYSAHKAWVRSFTEGLAVELKDSGVTATVVNPGFTHTEFHERGRIDMSGYPEIVWLNAEDVVATALADVRRGVVISTPSTRYRTMSALARIAPRSAIRAIGRYRRAIEDAPADADADA
- the pyrE gene encoding orotate phosphoribosyltransferase, with protein sequence MTHDLSPTPREQLLALIQDLAVVHGKVTLSSGREADYYVDLRRVTLHHRAAPLIGHLMLDMLEEVGLGTAEVDAVGGLTLGADPVATSLLHAAASRGQDLDAFVVRKEAKAHGMQRRIEGPEIAGRRVVVLEDTSTTGGSPITAVEAAREAGAEVLGVAVIVDRATGAQAKIEALGVPYHYLFTLADLGLA
- a CDS encoding YwiC-like family protein is translated as MPTTAPHRVAPARRRRGPGWVPQQHGAWAMLVVPVVVGAALVGPTWRHALLLVAWLVAFLAYNAAGLWLKASRRPRYLPPVRAYGVATAVLGAGLVASAPSLLWWAPVFGVLLAVSLVCSARRADRSWLNDGVTVVAAMLMTVVSAGLGSPGPLPGADDPRTWAATGLLAAYFLGTVPYVKSLIRDRGDRTVLAVSVGFHGALVAGAVGAAVLAAPAVRGAVVCAVVALGLLARAVLVPRRRPWPSAKAIGVGEIVATVVVTAATLAVV